In Yarrowia lipolytica chromosome 1F, complete sequence, a genomic segment contains:
- a CDS encoding uncharacterized protein (Compare to YALI0F25795g, similar to uniprot|P50276 Saccharomyces cerevisiae YGR055w MUP1 high affinity methionine permease) — protein sequence MGLNFINKLTKSASPSYDEKERENVSVNSADGLGTEPRIMEAGDPHGSDSSILNLGNGEIIDKTSDDRKQIGVMSAVFLIFNRMVGTGIFATPSTIYLLSGSVGLALIMWVVGALIAGAGLMVYLEWGTTIPKNGGEKNYLEYVYRKPKFLITAMFASYVFLLGWAAPNSVIFGEYILNAAEVEVTRWNQRGIGLGCLSFCFLIHSISVKWGLRLQNFLGVFKLIVIALITIVGWIALGGGLKHVKDPHANFRNAFSGSEKATGYGIVMALYNVIWSFIGYSNANYALSEAKNPVRTLKIAGPLALIMVAIFYMFCNISYFAVVPREQIGESGRILAATFFRVAFNESAEKAMSVFVALSALGNVLSVIFSQGRIIQELGREGVLPFSSFFASNKPFNSPFPGLFEHYCVSIVILLAPPPGDAYNFISNLITYPLSAINVVVSLGLLWVHFDRWRHARNPNLPPSIFADFNPPIKATIPVTIFFMLASLYLVVAPFLSPDADQSVYKDLPYWLHCVVGIALFAAGAVYWLFWAIIFPKLFNYKLVKQTVIGSDGWSRTVITRVKNGEIGEGEEF from the coding sequence ATGGGTCTCAACTTCATTAACAAATTGACCAAGTCAGCGTCACCTTCGTACGACGAAAAGGAGCGAGAAAACGTCTCCGTTAACTCTGCCGATGGTCTCGGTACCGAGCCTCGAATTATGGAGGCTGGAGACCCCCATGGATCCGACTCCTCAATTCTCAATCTGGGTAACGGAGAAATCATTGACAAGACCTCTGATGACCGAAAGCAGATTGGTGTCATGTCTGCTGTCTTCCTAATTTTCAACCGAATGGTTGGAACCGGTATCTTCGCCACCCCCTCTACTATCTACCTGCTTTCTGGATCCGTTGGACTCGCCCTCATCATGTGGGTTGTTGGAGCTCTGATTGCTGGAGCCGGTCTCATGGTCTACCTCGAGTGGGGTACAACCATCCCCAAGAAcggaggagagaagaacTACCTCGAGTACGTCTACCGAAAACCCAAGTTTCTAATCACAGCCATGTTCGCTTCCTACGTGTTTCTGCTCGGATGGGCTGCTCCCAACTCCGTTATCTTCGGAGAGTACATTCTGAACGCCGCTGAGGTTGAGGTCACCCGATGGAACCAGCGAGGTATCGGTCTTGGATGTCTGTCTTTCTGCTTCCTCATCCACTCTATCTCCGTAAAGTGGGGTCTGCGACTCCAGAACTTCCTCGGTGTCTTCAAGCTCATTGTCATTGCTCTGATCACAATTGTCGGCTGGATTGCCCTGGGAGGAGGTCTCAAGCACGTCAAGGACCCTCATGCAAACTTCCGAAATGCATTCTCAGGCTCTGAGAAGGCCACTGGATACGGTATTGTCATGGCTCTCTACAACGTCATCTGGTCCTTCATTGGATACTCCAACGCCAACTATGCTCTCtccgaggccaagaaccCGGTTCGAACCCTCAAGATTGCTGGTCCCCTCGCCCTCATCATGGTTGCCATTTTCTACATGTTCTGTAACATCTCCTATTTTGCCGTCGTCCCCCGGGAGCAGATTGGTGAGTCCGGACGAATTTTGGCTGCCACCTTCTTCCGAGTGGCTTTTAACGAGTctgccgagaaggccatGTCTGTCTTTGTTGCACTTTCTGCCCTGGGTAACGTTCTTTCCGTCATTTTCTCGCAGGGCCGAATTATCCAGGAGCTTGGTCGAGAGGGTGTACTGcctttctcttctttctttgCTTCCAATAAGCCCTTCAACTCTCCTTTCCCCGGTCTGTTCGAGCACTACTGTGTCTCCATTGTCATTCTGCTGgcccctcctcctggagACGCTTACAACTTCATTTCCAACTTGATCACATACCCCCTTTCGGCCATTAACGTGGTTGTGTCCCTGGGTCTGCTTTGGGTCCACTTTGACAGATGGCGACACGCCCGAAACCCCAACCTGCCTCCTTCTATCTTCGCAGACTTCAACCCTCCCATCAAGGCCACTATCCCCGtcaccatcttcttcatgcTGGCGTCTCTTTACCTTGTGGTTGCCCCCTTCCTGTCTCCTGATGCCGACCAGTCCGTCTACAAGGATCTGCCCTACTGGCTGCATTGTGTGGTGGGAATCGCTCTTTTCGCTGCTGGTGCCGTCtactggctcttctgggccATCATCTTCCCCAAGCTGTTTAACTACAAGCTGGTGAAGCAGACAGTCATTGGATCCGACGGTTGGTCAAGAACGGTTATCACCCGAGTCAAGAACGGCGAGATTGGTGAGGGCGAAGAGTTCTAA
- a CDS encoding uncharacterized protein (Compare to YALI0F25905g, highly similar to uniprot|P61830 Saccharomyces cerevisiae YBR010w HHT1 histone H3) — protein sequence MARTKSTVIARKVTGGKAPRKQIGSKAARKSAAPSNTSGGVKKPHRYKPGTVALREIRRYQKSTELLIRKLPFQRLVREIAQDFKTDLRFQSSAIGALQESVEAYLVSLFEDTNLCAIHAKRVTIQKKDIHLARRLRGE from the coding sequence ATGGCCCGAACAAAGTCTACAGTTATTGCCCGAAAGGTCACCGGTGGAAAGGCTCCCCGAAAGCAGATTGGATCCAAGGCTGCCCGAAAGTCCGCTGCTCCTTCCAACACCTCCGGTGGTGTTAAGAAGCCTCACCGATACAAGCCCGGTACCGTCGCTCTCCGAGAGATTCGACGATACCAGAAGTCCACTGAGCTCCTCATCCGAAAGCTCCCCTTCCAGCGACTTGTCCGAGAGATTGCCCAGGACTTCAAGACCGATCTCCGATTCCAGTCTTCCGCCATCGGTGCTCTCCAGGAGTCCGTTGAGGCCTACCTTGTCTCCCTCTTTGAGGACACTAACCTGTGTGCTATCCACGCCAAGCGAGTCAccatccagaagaaggatatCCACCTTGCTCGACGACTCCGAGGCGAGTAA
- a CDS encoding uncharacterized protein (Compare to YALI0F25883g, highly similar to uniprot|P02309 Saccharomyces cerevisiae YNL030w HHF2 histone H4), with protein sequence MSGRGKGGKGLGKGGAKRHRKILRDNIQGITKPAIRRLARRGGVKRISAQIYEETRNVLKSFLESVIRDAVTYTEHAKRKTVTSLDVVYALKRQGRTLYGFGG encoded by the coding sequence ATGTCTGGTCGAGGAAAAGGTGGCAAAGGTCTTGGAAAGGGTGGCGCTAAGCGACACCGAAAGATTTTGCGAGATAACATCCAGGGTATCACTAAGCCCGCTATCCGACGTCTTGCACGACGAGGTGGTGTCAAGCGAATTTCCGCCCAGATTTACGAGGAGACCCGAAACGTTCTGAAGTCCTTCCTCGAGTCTGTCATTCGAGATGCCGTCACTTACACTGAGCACGCCAAGCGAAAGACTGTCACTTCTCTTGATGTTGTCTACGCCCTCAAGCGACAGGGCCGAACCCTTTACGGTTTCGGTGGTTAA
- a CDS encoding uncharacterized protein (Compare to YALI0F25839g, similar to uniprot|Q02933 Saccharomyces cerevisiae YPL123c RNY1 ribonuclease T2): protein MKFSSVLVAFLASFVVAEEQPACGVPIVYRLFTQPELSAPLHKDCPANADLPLSCSKEITDKDSLCCVQQPGGLVLLAQFWDYDPGFGPEDAFTLHGLWPDNCDGTYQQYCDKEQEVSNVTDIIKKLEPSLLDYMNEHWVSDDGDNESFWEHEWNKHGTCMSTLNPSCYKEGTDKHQNVADYARTAIALQKELNTFGFLGSKGIWPSDDKTYPKQDIEAALKYHHSNSKVHIACDKSGALNEVWYYFHIQGAIPSAEYTPVDDTIPKNNCPDQVKYLPKKFNSTKPATGY from the coding sequence ATGAAGTTCTCTTCTGTTCTTGTTGCCTTTCTCGCTTCCTttgttgttgctgaggAGCAGCCCGCCTGTGGTGTCCCCATTGTCTACCGACTCTTCACTCAGCCTGAGCTCTCGGCTCCTCTCCACAAGGACTGTCCTGCCAACGCTGACCTTCCCCTGTCTTGTTCCAAGGAGATCACCGACAAGGACTCTCTCTGTTGCGTTCAGCAGCCTGGTGGACTCGTTCTCCTAGCCCAGTTCTGGGACTACGATCCCGGCTTCGGCCCCGAGGATGCCTTCACCCTCCACGGACTGTGGCCCGACAACTGTGACGGCACTTATCAGCAATACTGCGACAAAGAGCAGGAGGTGTCCAACGTGACCgacatcatcaagaagctcgagcCTTCTCTGCTCGACTACATGAACGAGCATTGGGTCTCTGACGACGGCGACAATGAGTCCTTCTGGGAGCACGAGTGGAACAAGCACGGAACTTGCATGTCCACCCTCAACCCCAGCTGTTACAAGGAGGGCACTGACAAGCACCAGAATGTTGCAGACTACGCCCGAACTGCCATCGCTctccagaaggagctcaacaCTTTCGGGTTCCTCGGATCCAAGGGCATCTGGCCTTCTGATGACAAGACCTACCCCAAGCAGGACATCGAGGCCGCGCTCAAGTACCAccactccaactccaaggtACACATTGCCTGTGACAAGTCCGGAGCCCTCAACGAGGTCTGGTACTACTTTCATATCCAGGGTGCCATTCCTTCCGCCGAGTACACTCCTGTCGATGATACTATTCCTAAGAACAACTGCCCAGACCAGGTCAAGTACCTGCCCAAGAAATTCAACAGCACCAAGCCCGCTACCGGCTACTAA
- a CDS encoding uncharacterized protein (Compare to YALI0F25751g, weakly similar to uniprot|Q9UST8 Schizosaccharomyces pombe ribonuclease H), with protein MPWADSRRVHPGPYYTVKISHKGANTFTELKEAQNAVSNYPDSHPEVHTTWDEADEYRESRPTWNGLYTVDEDGHHRYVVYVCAYRDEEDMCGMGIWFGENNPCNYTGPMEEIGISQKRAELVAIYQALQIIYQRSDLEKWQIRIHSIEAFKSVTTEMEAIRNKHWKGSNGRLVANADIYYSINRWIFMKTFYGDIFSFKHVCNTNEKGYNKAMKLAKRGVLEPTYKY; from the coding sequence ATGCCTTGGGCCGACAGCAGAAGAGTTCATCCGGGGCCCTATTACACGGTCAAGATCAGCCATAAGGGTGCCAATACTTTTACTGAGCTGAAGGAGGCCCAAAATGCGGTTTCTAACTACCCCGACTCACACCCAGAAGTGCACACGACCTGGGACGAAGCAGACGAGTACAGAGAATCTCGCCCGACGTGGAACGGTTTGTACACCGTAGACGAAGATGGGCATCATCGTTACGTGGTTTACGTGTGTGCTTACCgagatgaggaggacatGTGTGGAATGGGCATTTGGTTTGGAGAAAACAACCCCTGCAACTATACGGGCCccatggaggagattggcaTCAGTCAGAAACGTGCAGAGCTTGTGGCTATTTACCAGGCGTTGCAGATCATCTACCAGCGAAGTGACCTGGAGAAGTGGCAGATTCGAATCCACAGCATTGAAGCCTTCAAGAGCGTGACGACAGAGATGGAGGCCATTCGAAACAAGCATTGGAAGGGCAGCAATGGACGGCTGGTTGCTAATGCAGATATCTATTACTCTATCAATCGATGGATCTTTATGAAGACCTTTTATGGCGATATCTTCTCATTCAAGCATGTCTGCAACACCAATGAGAAGGGCTACAACAAGGCCATGAAGTTGGCCAAGCGGGGTGTTCTGGAAcccacctacaagtactag
- a CDS encoding uncharacterized protein (Compare to YALI0F25817g, weakly similar to uniprot|P53966 Saccharomyces cerevisiae YNL029c KTR5 putative mannosyltransferase), whose translation MLRRRSSASYPQQSLPKTQGTWQPSTMTQGVRTKARFYLSRMPLKILAVLAALLITAGFVTFNLRHPAEQQPGGNKQYIKEIVFENPALHGPFVAGCRPIVANPEDKVNAAFVVLARNQDQEGLLSSIASLERHFNQWYNYPYIFLNDEPFNATFKAAISKSTAAKTEFGVIPDSLWDFDDSVDRKELKKALQNQADQNVMYGDSESYHKMCRFYSGKFYDHPLLKDLDWYWRLEPDVQFFCDLTYDPFRYMQDNNKVYGYNIAIKELKETVPNLWRYTKSFKQKNKMQSKGMWEMFLQTAEEREQRGGHPLKDARMSDKNDKVKGKAETNNPTSKRFADPDYEDMGEEAYNMCHFWSNFEIGKLSFFRSKEYRDYFDYLEEKKGFWSERWGDAPVHSLAVGLFLAPSEVHYFRDIGYQHSDIFHCPYNAKGAQLPPPERYWEGVSKRTGLKLTDEQIKEDEKWLVPDPAEEGGVGCRCICPLDKAAFIEPRDGSCIAHWVETRDKGL comes from the coding sequence ATGCTACGACGCAGATCTTCAGCATCATACCCACAACAGTCGCTGCCCAAAACACAGGGGACCTGGCAGCCGTCCACAATGACGCAGGGAGTGCGGACCAAGGCCCGGTTCTATCTCAGTCGCATGCCGCTCAAAATCCTGGCTGTTCTCGCAGCGCTGCTCATCACAGCCGGCTTTGTGACATTCAACTTGCGCCACCCGGCCGAGCAACAACCCGGCGGAAACAAGCAGTACATCAAAGAGATTGTGTTTGAGAACCCAGCACTACATGGACCCTTTGTGGCTGGCTGCAGACCGATCGTAGCTAATCCTGAAGACAAGGTCAACGCGGCGTTTGTCGTACTGGCCCGAAACCAGGACCAGGAGGGCCTACTGTCGTCCATCGCTTCGCTAGAACGGCATTTCAACCAGTGGTACAACTACCCTTACATTTTCCTCAACGACGAGCCCTTCAACGCTACCTTTAAGGCCGCAATCTCCAAGTCCACCGCTGCTAAGACGGAATTTGGAGTTATCCCCGACTCTCTGTGGGACTTCGACGACAGCGTCGATCGAAAAGAGCTCAAGAAAGCGTTGCAGAACCAGGCGGACCAAAATGTCATGTATGGCGACTCGGAATCGTACCACAAAATGTGCCGATTCTACTCGGGCAAGTTCTACGACCACCCGCTACTCAAGGACCTTGACTGGTACTGGCGGCTGGAGCCCGACGTGCAGTTCTTCTGCGACCTGACCTACGACCCCTTCCGATACATGCaggacaacaacaaggtgTACGGCTACAACATTGCCATCAAGGAACTCAAGGAGACGGTGCCTAACTTGTGGCGATACACCAAGTCATTCAAGCAGAAAAACAAGATGCAGTCCAAGGGTATGTGGGAAATGTTTCTGCAGACAGCGGAGGAGCGAGAacaacgaggaggccaCCCTCTCAAGGACGCTCGAATGTccgacaagaacgacaaggtcaagggtAAGGCTGAAACTAACAATCCCACCTCCAAGCGGTTTGCTGATCCTGATTACGAGGATATGGGAGAAGAGGCCTACAACATGTGCCACTTCTGGTCCAACTTTGAGATTGGAAAgctctccttcttcagatCCAAAGAGTACAGAGACTACTTTGACTAcctcgaggagaagaagggttTCTGGTCCGAACGATGGGGAGATGCACCCGTACATTCCCTAGCCGtgggtctgtttctggcCCCCTCCGAGGTGCATTATTTCCGAGACATCGGATACCAGCATTCGGACATTTTCCACTGTCCTTACAACGCCAAGGGCGCCCAGTTGCCTCCTCCCGAGCGGTACTGGGAGGGCGTTTCCAAGCGAACCGGTCTCAAACTGACTGACgagcagatcaaggaggacgagaagtGGCTGGTTCCCGACCCTGCGGAGGAAGGCGGCGTGGGATGCAGATGCATTTGTCCTCTGGATAAGGCAGCGTTCATCGAGCCGCGAGACGGAAGTTGCATTGCTCACTGGGTTGAGACCAGAGACAAGGGGTTGTGA
- a CDS encoding uncharacterized protein (Compare to YALI0F25773g, similar to KLLA0B14839g Kluyveromyces lactis): protein MKLTVLALASTVAAAGFTPGLGETQTQAFTGNTKTLYTNTPVIPSQTPDLAEIKAAAATATSNSFKSKKTVKGKAFDRYHQIWLENTDYQKAFDQAGLKALTKQGILLTNYFALTHPSEPNYVAAVGGDYFGIFDDIYRTLPEEIFTVADLLDSKSISWGEYQEHQPYTGFQGFNYSRQTDYANDYVRKHNPLVMYDSVTKKPERLGNLKNFTEFHKDVADKDLPQWAFITPNMTNDGHDTDIEVSGTWSYNFLSPLLNNTDFMKDNLIILTFDETETYTEQNRVFALLLGGAIPENLKGTTDDTVYNHYSNIATVQANWGLPHLGRGDVTANVFKFVADKIGSSVTNHNITEHGLYNNFSYPGYFSDKSLGFPTPLINATGTSGNKILPAIADLVKSGNSSVASNSTAGHNGTATGAKASGSAGVAAAKGSVSHNKNGAEAAVVSLGAALVGVAALLL, encoded by the coding sequence ATGAAGCTCACCGTTCTGGCTCTCGCCTCCACTGTCGCCGCTGCTGGCTTCACTCCCGGTCTCGGAGAGACCCAGACTCAGGCTTTCACTGGAAACACCAAGACTCTGTACACCAACACTCCCGTGATCCCCTCCCAGACCCCTGATCTGGCTGAGATCAAGGCTGCcgctgccactgccacttCCAACTCTttcaagtccaagaagacAGTTAAGGGTAAGGCTTTCGACAGATACCATCAGATCTGGCTGGAGAACACTGACTACCAGAAGGCCTTTGACCAGGCCGGCCTCAAGGCTCTGACCAAGCAGGGTATCCTTCTCACTAACTATTTTGCTCTGACCCACCCCTCCGAGCCAAACTatgttgctgctgtcggTGGAGACTACTTTGGTATCTTCGATGACATTTACCGAACTCTTCCCGAGGAGATCTTCACAGTTGCCGACCTGCTCGACTCCAAGTCCATCTCGTGGGGTGAGTACCAGGAGCATCAGCCCTACACCGGCTTCCAGGGCTTCAACTACTCTCGACAGACCGACTACGCCAACGACTACGTCCGAAAGCACAACCCCCTGGTCATGTACGACTCGGTTACTAAGAAGCCGGAGCGACTTGGTAACCTCAAGAACTTCACCGAGTTCCACAAAGATGTGGCTGACAAGGACCTCCCCCAGTGGGCCTTCATCACCCCCAACATGACAAACGACGGTCACGATACCGACATTGAGGTCTCTGGAACCTGGTCTTACAACTTCCTGTCCCccctcctcaacaacacTGACTTCATGAAAGACAACCTCATCATCCTGACCTTTGatgagacagagacatACACCGAGCAGAACCGAGTTTTTGCTCTTCTGCTTGGAGGTGCCATCCCCGAGAACCTCAAGGGTACCACTGATGACACCGTCTATAACCATTACTCTAACATTGCTACTGTTCAAGCTAACTGGGGGCTTCCCCATCTTGGACGAGGAGACGTCACTGCTAACGTCTTCAAATTCGTTGCCGACAAGATTGGTTCTTCTGtcaccaaccacaacaTCACCGAGCACGGTCTGTACAACAACTTTTCCTACCCCGGCTACTTCTCCGACAAGTCTCTTGGCTTCCCTACTCCTCTCATTAACGCTACTGGTACTTCCGGCAACAAGATTCTGCCAGCCATTGCTGATCTGGTCAAGTCTGGCAACTCCTCTGTCGCCAGCAACTCAACTGCAGGCCACAATGGCACTGCTACTGGCGCTAAGGCCTCCGGATCTGCCGGTGTagctgctgccaagggCTCTGTTTCCCACAACAAGAACGGTGCTGAAGCTGCCGTTGTTTCCCTTGGTGCCGCCCTGGTTGGTGTTGccgcccttcttctttAA
- a CDS encoding uncharacterized protein (Compare to YALI0F25993g, similar to CA2860|IPF7054 Candida albicans) yields MIIFWIALLSGSLLFGVYHLMVSKRRYNWSKKWQRASSITAMDEKPAFGVTADPQRKWGTWIPHPFVTPVPAPYPNWSVAHTKPLPYRPFKHNYFVTMGIRSMSWDDWIELDNEWPEFHARKMNRIQERADKLNHTEPCAVPAVEELVDELSRYLTCRYPSLFKFTSPGIMSNLYTGEVFDLRSRPWKEDPMTMCGKWLQDDLAVMIEGEDGQYYLKAGSIMLSGFWRLTDKLNMSLAEIHTSGDVPHFNAKLKTGMERFFQKLGPERAVNRNNYFIQTDNDLAWSHAIGHEDSDTIGWYTAEDAVGVDQLKFRSERQSLRRLPKTGAIIFTIRTYFLPITQIAQEPYCSARLLDGIRHWDKDVSSYKGLQKYGPVLVPYLEAMAKKDEERGNGRDSEKENYPW; encoded by the coding sequence ATGATCATCTTCTGGATTGCATTACTCTCAGGATCACTGCTCTTTGGTGTTTACCACTTGATGGTGTCTAAACGACGCTACAACTGGTCCAAGAAGTGGCAGCGTGCCAGCTCCATTACAGCCATGGACGAGAAGCCTGCCTTTGGAGTCACCGCCGATCCGCAACGAAAGTGGGGCACCTGGATACCCCATCCCTTTGTCACTCCTGTGCCAGCTCCTTACCCCAACTGGAGTGTCGCTCATACCAAACCTCTTCCTTACCGACCCTTCAAACACAATTATTTCGTAACTATGGGCATTCGAAGCATGAGTTGGGACGACTGGATCGAGCTGGACAACGAATGGCCAGAATTCCACGCTCGAAAAATGAATCGAATCCAAGAGAGAGCAGACAAGCTCAACCATACGGAACCCTGTGCAGTTCCTGCCGTCGAAGAGCTTGTGGATGAACTCTCCCGCTACCTCACTTGCCGATACCCCAGTCTTTTCAAGTTCACATCTCCTGGAATTATGTCTAACCTGTATACTGGAGAAGTCTTTGACCTGAGATCTCGGCCGTGGAAAGAAGATCCAATGACCATGTGCGGCAAGTGGTTGCAGGACGACCTAGCTGTTATGATTGAAGGCGAAGACGGTCAGTACTACCTCAAGGCCGGGTCCATCATGCTCTCTGGCTTCTGGAGACTCACAGACAAGCTCAACATGAGTCTGGCCGAGATTCACACTTCAGGAGACGTGCCTCATTTCAACGCCAAACTCAAGACTGGCATGGAGCGTTTCTTCCAGAAACTGGGCCCCGAACGCGCTGTCAACAGAAACAACTATTTCATTCAGACCGACAACGATCTTGCTTGGTCTCATGCCATTGGGCATGAGGATTCAGACACCATTGGCTGGTACACCGCCGAAGACGCTGTTGGAGTCGACCAACTCAAGTTTCGAAGTGAAAGGCAGTCTCTCAGACGTCTTCCAAAGACTGGAGCGATCATTTTCACCATCAGAACGTACTTTCTGCCCATCACACAGATTGCCCAGGAACCCTACTGCTCAGCTCGTCTTTTGGATGGTATCAGACACTGGGATAAGGACGTCAGTTCTTACAAAGGCTTGCAAAAGTACGGCCCTGTTCTGGTGCCCTATTTGGAGGCCATGGCAAAAAAGGATGAAGAGAGGGGCAACGGAAGGGATTCTGAAAAGGAGAATTATCCTTGGTAG
- a CDS encoding uncharacterized protein (Compare to YALI0F25861g, weakly similar to uniprot|Q03465 Saccharomyces cerevisiae YDL020c SON1 26S proteasome subunit, similar to Saccharomyces cerevisiae RPN4 (YDL020C); ancestral locus Anc_3.173), with protein sequence MNTTDGSRNFDLPHSPKLTPKNNGLSLYSTNNSSSTSVHSTNPQSPMIASDEYFPNLTPVQTQQSDQFTEYNPGTLDVTQQQHYNMNMDNNMAMDPQMDYSYLMKPQYPYPCNQDMLPLNDNNFAQTLAPADSLLKKNNSSTPWDYLNANFYAGQPEDQGLEFFINNEQPQQFVPYTNEIDLNYDAAPEVEDDDDDEMCDEFDDLHEYMENEDMDLDIDLDQFEAPPLEYDTPTLHTQHTPYQHQPPVLEQQQQHLQQQPLEQMDLQHQTQTQPQQLDQPQHVHIEQQPVYQPEPLVEEPVSPAGTSGPADVSPHNPNIPNFSSLSLEDTLYESNPSTTSLGKDSDYLFEPSSSSTTSSPGFNDTDSVSTVEPVARTRRRKPVTGQSEGRVHLCEHMDSSGSPCGKVFSRPYDLIRHQDTIHAAVRKTYKCEHCGDDSKTFSRMDALSRHIRVKHSKESKA encoded by the coding sequence ATGAACACAACTGACGGTTCTAGAAACTTCGACCTACCCCATTCTCCCAAGTTGACTCCCAAGAACAACGGACTCAGTCTCTACTCAACCAACAACTCCAGCTCGACTTCTGTCCATTCCACAAACCCACAGTCTCCTATGATAGCATCTGACGAGTACTTTCCCAACCTCACGCCGGTCCAGACTCAGCAGAGTGACCAGTTCACCGAGTACAACCCCGGCACCCTGGACGTcacacagcagcagcattaCAACATGAACATGGATAACAACATGGCCATGGACCCTCAGATGGATTACTCCTACCTGATGAAGCCCCAATACCCTTACCCATGCAACCAAGATATGCTGCCTctcaacgacaacaacTTTGCACAGACTCTTGCTCCTGCAGATTCgcttctcaagaagaacaacaGCTCCACTCCCTGGGACTACCTGAACGCAAACTTCTACGCCGGTCAGCCCGAGGATCAGGGTCTGGAGTTCTTCATCAACAACGAGCAGCCCCAGCAGTTTGTTCCCTACACCAATGAGATTGACCTCAATTACGACGCTGCTcccgaggtggaggacgacgacgacgatgagaTGTGTGACGAATTTGACGATTTGCATGAGTACATGGAGAACGAGGATATGGATCTGGATATCGACCTCGACCAGTTCgaggctcctcctctcgaGTACGATACTCCCACTCTCCACACCCAGCATACTCCCTACCAGCATCAGCCACCTgttctcgagcagcagcagcagcatcttcagcagcagcctcttgagcagatggacctccagcaccagacacagacacagccTCAGCAGCTCGACCAGCCCCAACACGTGCATatcgagcagcagcctgtCTATCAGCCTGAGCCCCTCGTTGAGGAGCCTGTTAGTCCCGCTGGCACTTCTGGTCCTGCTGACGTCTCGCCTcacaaccccaacattCCAAACTTTTCGTCGTTGTCGCTGGAAGACACTCTGTACGAATCCAACCCCAGCACAACCTCTCTCGGCAAGGACTCCGACTACTTGTTTGagccctcctccagcagcaccacATCTTCGCCTGGCTTCAACGACACGGACTCAGTGTCTACTGTTGAGCCTGTCGCACGAACTCGACGACGAAAGCCGGTGACCGGCCAGTCCGAGGGACGAGTGCATCTGTGCGAGCATATGGATTCTTCTGGAAGCCCTTGTGGAAAGGTGTTTTCTCGACCCTATGATCTGATTCGACACCAGGATACCATTCATGCTGCTGTTCGAAAGACGTACAAGTGCGAGCACTGTGGAGACGACAGCAAGACCTTTAGCCGAATGGATGCTCTGTCTCGACACATTCGAGTCAAGCACTCCAAGGAGTCCAAGGCATAA